The following are encoded together in the Bradyrhizobium algeriense genome:
- a CDS encoding amino acid ABC transporter permease has product MSDTTPSGFVRQDLVAERPAPVKTTGFVGFLRTRLFNSPTNILITIVSALLLWFILVPSLRFLLVDAVWTGKDRTACLAENAGHVVGACWPFIQAKFSQFIYGFYPEPERWRVDLTFILAAVLLLPLLIPRLPAKGLNAGLFFGALPVIAFFLLHGGGLDGLGVSWTAGLLSGFNDSIGDGGRKLAAAGETTAVIGPLLWLLGQLIVLVSTLIGWVLLPLTWLRDQIQAFGRPVWADLALTAIIACALVFWLGAGKRDGLRPLVNCLAIFAGIGIVIAVLGLDRGGLPVVDTRLWGGLLVTLVVSVTGIVASMPVGIALALGRRSSIPLIRIFSISFIEFWRGVPLITVLFFATYMLPLFVPTGFTIDGLVRALIGIALFTGAYQAENIRGGLQAIPRGQGEAASALGLSWSKTTALVVMPQALRHVIPNLVNSFISLFKDTSLVSIVALFDLLGSLRASFSDPNWSTPTTLFTGFAFTGIIYFVFCFGMSRYSMFVENRLNAHRRN; this is encoded by the coding sequence ATGAGCGACACCACACCATCCGGCTTTGTCCGCCAGGACCTCGTCGCCGAACGCCCCGCACCGGTGAAGACCACGGGCTTTGTCGGTTTCCTGCGCACGCGCCTGTTCAATTCGCCGACCAACATCCTGATCACGATCGTCAGCGCGCTGCTGCTGTGGTTCATCCTTGTGCCCTCGCTGAGATTCCTGCTGGTCGATGCGGTCTGGACCGGCAAGGATCGCACCGCCTGTCTCGCTGAAAATGCCGGGCATGTGGTCGGCGCCTGCTGGCCGTTCATCCAGGCGAAATTCAGCCAGTTCATCTATGGATTCTATCCGGAGCCGGAGCGCTGGCGGGTCGATTTGACCTTTATCCTGGCCGCGGTCCTGCTGCTGCCGCTGCTGATTCCGCGGTTGCCGGCCAAGGGCCTCAATGCCGGGCTTTTCTTTGGCGCATTGCCGGTCATAGCCTTCTTCCTGCTGCATGGCGGTGGACTGGACGGGCTTGGCGTGAGCTGGACGGCCGGACTTCTGTCGGGCTTCAACGACAGTATTGGCGACGGCGGGCGAAAGCTCGCGGCCGCGGGCGAGACGACGGCCGTGATCGGGCCGTTGCTGTGGCTGCTCGGACAACTGATCGTGCTGGTGAGCACGCTGATTGGATGGGTACTGCTGCCGCTGACCTGGCTGCGCGACCAGATCCAGGCTTTTGGCCGTCCGGTGTGGGCGGATCTTGCGCTTACCGCCATCATCGCTTGCGCTTTGGTGTTCTGGTTGGGCGCCGGCAAGCGCGACGGTTTGCGTCCCCTGGTCAATTGTCTTGCGATCTTCGCCGGTATCGGCATCGTCATCGCGGTGTTGGGGCTCGACCGTGGCGGATTGCCTGTCGTCGACACGCGGCTGTGGGGCGGCCTGCTGGTAACGCTCGTGGTGTCGGTTACCGGCATCGTAGCGTCGATGCCGGTCGGCATTGCGCTCGCGCTCGGCCGGCGTTCATCTATACCGCTGATCCGGATTTTCTCGATCTCCTTCATCGAGTTCTGGCGCGGAGTTCCGCTGATCACGGTACTGTTCTTCGCAACCTATATGTTGCCGCTGTTCGTTCCGACCGGTTTCACCATCGACGGATTGGTGCGCGCCCTGATCGGGATCGCGCTGTTTACCGGCGCCTACCAGGCCGAAAACATCCGCGGCGGCCTGCAAGCGATCCCGCGCGGGCAGGGTGAGGCGGCGAGCGCACTCGGCCTGTCCTGGAGCAAGACCACGGCGCTGGTCGTGATGCCGCAGGCGTTGCGCCACGTCATCCCCAACCTCGTCAACAGCTTCATCAGCCTGTTCAAGGACACCTCGCTGGTTTCGATCGTCGCGCTGTTCGATCTGTTGGGATCGTTGCGG
- the metC gene encoding cystathionine beta-lyase — MSSSNDGPSNPQKPETRLVTAGRDTKGQRGFVNPAVYHGSTVLYPTAEDLHAHRAEFSYGRHGSPTTRALQDVLMSLEGPQCAGVGLAPSGLAAITTTLLSVLSAGDHVLVTDNVYRPSRNFCNGMLARYGVEVSYFDPLIGAGIEALFKPNTKAVLVEAPGSQSFEMSDIPAIAEVAHARGALVIDDNTWATPLFHRSLDQGVDISMQAATKYIGGHSDIMFGTISANAKAWPLLAEGIRLLGVCAGPDDVFLALRGTRTLSVRLAQHYRSGLEMARWLATRPEVLSVLHPALESHPGHAIWKRDFTGASGLFSIVLKPVPQKAVDALLDAVKLFGMGFSWGGFESLIIPFDCDPYRTATKWSPGGPTLRLHIGLENVDDLKADLERGFAALKAAA; from the coding sequence ATGAGCTCTTCGAACGACGGTCCGTCCAACCCGCAAAAACCCGAAACCAGACTGGTCACCGCGGGCCGTGACACCAAGGGGCAAAGGGGGTTCGTCAACCCTGCCGTGTACCACGGTTCGACCGTGCTCTATCCGACCGCCGAGGACCTGCACGCCCACCGCGCCGAGTTCTCCTACGGGCGTCACGGCTCTCCGACCACGCGGGCGCTGCAGGACGTGCTGATGTCGCTGGAGGGCCCGCAATGTGCCGGCGTTGGCCTTGCGCCGTCGGGACTGGCCGCGATCACCACCACCCTGCTCTCGGTGCTCAGCGCCGGCGATCATGTGCTGGTGACCGACAACGTCTACCGGCCCTCGCGCAACTTCTGCAACGGCATGCTCGCCCGCTACGGCGTCGAGGTCAGCTATTTCGATCCACTGATCGGCGCCGGCATCGAAGCCCTGTTCAAGCCCAACACCAAGGCGGTGCTGGTCGAGGCGCCCGGCTCGCAGTCGTTCGAGATGAGCGACATCCCCGCCATCGCCGAAGTCGCCCATGCGAGAGGCGCGCTGGTCATCGACGACAACACCTGGGCGACGCCCTTGTTTCACCGCTCGCTCGACCAGGGCGTCGACATCAGCATGCAGGCCGCCACCAAATATATCGGCGGCCATTCGGACATCATGTTCGGCACGATTTCGGCGAACGCGAAGGCGTGGCCGCTGCTCGCCGAAGGCATCCGGCTGCTCGGCGTCTGCGCCGGGCCGGACGACGTCTTCCTGGCGCTGCGCGGCACCCGCACGCTTTCGGTGCGGCTCGCGCAGCATTATCGCTCGGGCCTTGAAATGGCGCGCTGGCTCGCTACCCGCCCCGAAGTCTTGTCGGTCCTGCATCCGGCGCTCGAAAGCCATCCCGGCCACGCGATCTGGAAGCGCGACTTCACCGGCGCGTCGGGCCTGTTCAGTATTGTTCTAAAGCCGGTGCCGCAAAAGGCGGTCGACGCCCTGCTCGATGCGGTCAAATTGTTCGGCATGGGCTTTTCGTGGGGCGGCTTCGAAAGCCTCATCATCCCGTTCGACTGCGATCCCTACCGCACCGCCACCAAATGGTCCCCCGGCGGGCCGACACTGCGGCTCCACATCGGCCTGGAGAATGTCGACGACCTCAAAGCCGATCTCGAGCGCGGCTTTGCGGCGTTGAAGGCGGCCGCCTAG
- a CDS encoding ABC transporter permease subunit produces the protein MAIEPRKPPTQFVAKLQRMLGGSAGWSGFVVQILFVAALSWIAYEIVANARANLQAQRITAGFGFLANNAGFDVSQSLIPYSGSDPYTRVFLVGLLNTLLVSVIGIFFATLIGFLVALGRLSPNWLLSRISGGYVELIRNLPLLFQILFWYLAVLAALPNPRQSISVLDSFFLSNRGLVIPKPIGTPGFEPFVVALLVAIVAAIALWRYSRRLLFQSGKVIKVWPFALGMIIGLPLVSALIFGLPVTFEVPVLKGFNFAGGSRVIPEFVALTLALSTYTAAFIAEIVRAGILSVHKGQMEAGSSLGLQRGSVLRLIVIPQALRVILPPLTNQYLNLTKNSSLAVGIGYPDLVSVFAGTTLSQTGQAIEIIGITMGVYLLISLVTSAIMSFYSWRISRSMG, from the coding sequence ATGGCCATCGAACCCCGAAAACCACCGACGCAGTTCGTTGCCAAACTGCAGCGAATGCTCGGTGGAAGTGCAGGCTGGAGCGGCTTTGTCGTCCAGATCCTGTTCGTCGCGGCGCTGTCCTGGATTGCCTACGAGATCGTCGCCAATGCCCGCGCCAATCTGCAGGCGCAGCGGATCACCGCGGGCTTCGGCTTTCTTGCCAACAATGCCGGCTTTGACGTCAGCCAGAGCCTGATCCCGTATTCGGGATCCGATCCCTACACCCGCGTCTTTTTGGTTGGCCTGCTCAATACGCTGCTGGTCTCGGTGATCGGCATCTTCTTTGCGACGCTGATCGGATTCCTCGTGGCCCTCGGCCGGCTGTCGCCGAATTGGCTGCTGTCGCGGATTTCGGGCGGCTATGTCGAACTGATCCGCAACCTGCCGCTCTTGTTCCAGATCCTGTTCTGGTATCTCGCCGTGCTCGCCGCATTGCCCAATCCGCGGCAGAGCATCTCCGTTTTGGACAGTTTCTTCCTGAGCAATCGCGGTCTGGTGATTCCGAAGCCGATCGGCACGCCCGGGTTCGAGCCGTTTGTGGTTGCGCTGCTGGTGGCGATCGTGGCGGCGATTGCGTTGTGGCGTTACTCCCGCCGGCTACTGTTCCAGAGCGGCAAGGTGATCAAGGTCTGGCCCTTTGCACTCGGCATGATCATCGGCCTGCCGTTGGTCAGCGCGCTGATCTTTGGTCTACCCGTCACGTTTGAAGTGCCGGTGCTCAAAGGCTTCAACTTCGCCGGCGGCTCGCGGGTCATTCCCGAGTTCGTCGCGCTGACGCTGGCGCTATCCACCTACACGGCGGCCTTTATCGCCGAGATCGTGCGGGCGGGCATTCTCTCCGTGCACAAGGGGCAGATGGAAGCAGGTTCCTCGCTCGGCCTGCAACGCGGCTCGGTGCTGCGGCTGATCGTGATCCCGCAGGCGCTGCGCGTGATCCTGCCGCCGCTGACCAACCAGTATCTCAATTTGACCAAAAACTCTTCGCTGGCGGTTGGGATCGGTTATCCCGATCTGGTGTCGGTGTTTGCAGGCACGACGCTGAGCCAGACCGGGCAGGCGATCGAGATCATCGGCATTACCATGGGCGTCTATCTGCTGATTTCGCTGGTGACGAGCGCGATCATGAGTTTCTACAGTTGGCGTATCAGCCGGAGTATGGGTTGA
- a CDS encoding amino acid ABC transporter substrate-binding protein produces the protein MKRVSLVVTLALAAGLSAQAASAQTLKTVKDRGMLSCGVGQGLPGFSSPDDKGNWTGLDVDVCRAIAAAVFNDATKIKFVPLSAKDRFTALQSGEIDVLSRNTTWTLSRDTSLGANFTGVTYYDGQGFMVKKALKVNSALELNSASVCVQTGTTTEQNLADYFKGNNMKYEVIAFGTNDEAVKAYESGRCDVFTTDVSGLYADRLKLANPADHVVLPEVISKEPLGPMVRHGDDQWFDIVKWTLFAMVTAEELGITQKNVDEMAKSDKPEMKRVFGTDGNLGEQLGLTKDWVSRIVKAVGNYGEAFDRNVGAGSKLGIARGLNALWNKGGIQYAPPIR, from the coding sequence ATGAAACGCGTATCTCTGGTTGTTACCCTTGCCCTAGCCGCCGGTCTCTCGGCCCAGGCCGCCTCGGCGCAAACCCTCAAGACGGTCAAGGACCGGGGCATGCTATCCTGCGGCGTCGGCCAGGGTCTTCCGGGGTTCTCGTCACCCGACGACAAGGGTAACTGGACCGGGCTCGACGTCGACGTCTGCAGGGCGATTGCGGCCGCGGTCTTCAATGACGCAACCAAGATCAAGTTCGTGCCGCTGTCGGCCAAGGACCGCTTCACCGCGCTGCAGTCGGGCGAAATCGACGTGCTGTCCCGCAACACCACCTGGACGCTGTCGCGCGATACCTCGCTTGGCGCCAATTTTACTGGCGTGACCTATTATGACGGCCAGGGCTTCATGGTGAAGAAGGCGCTGAAGGTGAATTCCGCGCTGGAACTGAACAGCGCGTCCGTTTGCGTGCAGACCGGCACCACGACCGAGCAGAACCTCGCCGACTACTTCAAGGGCAACAACATGAAGTACGAGGTGATCGCGTTCGGCACCAACGACGAAGCCGTCAAGGCTTACGAGTCCGGCCGCTGCGACGTCTTCACCACCGACGTGTCCGGCCTCTATGCCGACCGTTTGAAGCTTGCCAACCCGGCTGATCATGTCGTGCTTCCGGAAGTGATTTCGAAGGAGCCGCTGGGCCCGATGGTGCGCCATGGCGACGATCAGTGGTTCGACATCGTGAAGTGGACGTTGTTCGCGATGGTCACCGCGGAAGAACTGGGCATCACCCAGAAGAACGTCGATGAGATGGCCAAATCGGACAAGCCGGAGATGAAACGGGTGTTCGGGACCGACGGCAATCTCGGTGAACAGCTCGGCCTGACCAAGGATTGGGTGTCGCGGATCGTGAAGGCCGTCGGCAATTACGGCGAGGCCTTCGATCGCAACGTCGGCGCCGGCTCCAAGCTCGGAATTGCCCGTGGTCTCAACGCGCTCTGGAACAAGGGTGGTATCCAGTACGCGCCGCCGATCCGCTGA